In Eleginops maclovinus isolate JMC-PN-2008 ecotype Puerto Natales chromosome 10, JC_Emac_rtc_rv5, whole genome shotgun sequence, the following proteins share a genomic window:
- the si:ch73-127m5.2 gene encoding uncharacterized protein si:ch73-127m5.2: MDPSTRVVGLDAQGNMVFTVVKPVMGIFQVASEQTGNVAHGSMGLQSLSENTLILPQVQGQLDQNQMEMHTLQPHIQMPQMQVSAPEQTEVVPQNQDLPPNSSTNPESATHMPFAEVSSLLDPNMKGSKARKYLISYDEIKRRLQAPEKMSLRSLAAYTRVSRGPASKKTLLESLNVLGLTPSTTTSVSSSFSKLTEGDTQALCDDMKDFAHDYIDYSNMAKQLIPETNTVQHWSKIIETKNHLEDMRKCFMEPVNSGAFDNVTHGLGLGMLDAALDMIIMVIEQQIRILSGAAASDPADSALPMRRIRRRHRKTRPTDIDSPHKASAGVKEQGKSFRRARLEAKPGRRQVRKVPLRFLWKPKRSSASRMTCRVMSSLWCLLDMRRSPVGSIQQGQFDT; the protein is encoded by the exons ATGGACCCATCTACTCGGGTTGTGGGCCTGGACGCCCAGGGGAACATGGTTTTCACCGTGGTGAAACCCGTAATGGGCATCTTCCAGGTGGCTTCTGAACAAACTGGCAATGTGGCACATGGCAGCATGGGGCTCCAGAGTTTATCTGAAAACACATTAATTCTCCCTCAAGTGCAGGGCCAGCTTGACCAGAACCAGATGGAAATGCACACCTTGCAGCCTCATATTCAGATGCCTCAGATGCAGGTTTCTGCCCCAGAGCAGACTGAGGTTGTGCCCCAGAATCAGGACCTGCCTCCAAACTCGAGCACAAATCCAGAGTCTGCCACCCACATGCCTTTCGCTGAGGTGTCGTCACTTCTGGATCCCAACATGAAAGGATCTAAGGCTC GGAAATATCTCATCTCGTATGATGAAATCAAGCGGCGCCTGCAGGCCCCGGAGAAGATGTCGCTGCGCTCCCTGGCAGCCTACACTCGGGTCAGCAGAGGCCCGGCCAGCAAGAAAACCCTGCTGGAGTCACTGAATGTTCTCGGCCTCACGCCAAGCACAACTAcctctgtttcttcctctttctccaaACTCACTGAAG GCGACACCCAAGCTTTGTGTGACGATATGAAGGACTTTGCCCATGACTACATCGACTACAGCAACATGGCTAAGCAGCTCATCCCTGAGACCAACACAGTTCAACACTGGTCCAAAATTATTGAAACTAA gAACCATCTGGAGGATATGAGGAAATGCTTCATGGAGCCGGTGAACAGCGGTGCTTTTGACAACGTCACTCACGGCCTGGGTCTAGGGATGCTGGACGCAGCGCTGGACATGATCATTATGGTTATCGAGCAGCAGATTCGGATCTTGTCTGGTGCAGCGGCCTCAGACCCAGCTGACTCCGCTCTGCCAATGCGTCGTATCCGCAGGCGCCACCGAAAAACCCGCCCGACTGACATTGATTCCCCTCACAAGGCGTCGGCTGGGGTCAAAGAGCAAGGGAAGTCATTTCGAAGGGCAAGGCTCGAGGCAAAGCCCGGAAGAAGACAAGTCAGGAAAGTGCCGCTGCGGTTCCTATGGAAACCCAAGCGGAGCAGTGCAAGCCGGATGACGTGCAGAGTAATGTCCTCACTCTGGTGTCTGTTGGATATGAGACGGTCTCCAGTGGGCTCAATACAACAGGGACAGTTTGACACGTAG
- the si:dkey-21e13.3 gene encoding rap1 GTPase-GDP dissociation stimulator 1-A isoform X1, which translates to MGHPNMPPTYTYPSPCSKKSRSSEIQPYTPNDNLNNALGSIRVLGLELIAHELEPHLNTVLTNIKERMAALSEELPIWNDKTGSKHHTEKGAAEQVVISGILPILALSLRSRGPLTLPTVKLVAELAKESVVRKGFGDAGLAPALLSVLTSPDQELLLHAARAISRMSYDSSKLQHLLLRRGAVPSLVAILLRFHDKEALEEVCLQALCNISGMGVAEEAGMVWERGASVRPGETVFHGVSPHTCDFASSVTLVCVSQWAPGQYAVNIEVFQRCSSCFWSLHGNKRTARWFPFFRLGSFSNLFKTIRFSTRSVPGSKSLKTRVFHTFL; encoded by the exons ATGGGACACCCTAATATGCCACCCACGTACACCTACCCAAGTCCCTGCAGCAAGAAAAGTAGATCCAGTGAAATACAACCCTACACACCAAATG ACAACCTGAACAATGCGTTGGGCTCTATCAGAGTCCTGGGGTTGGAACTGATCGCACATGAACTTGAGCCACATCTGAACACAGTGCTGACCAACATTAAGGAGAGGA TGGCAGCTTTATCAGAAGAGCTCCCCATTTGGAACGATAAAACCGGGAGCAAACATCACACCG AGAAAGGCGCTGCTGAGCAGGTAGTGATCAGTGGGATTCTGCCCATCCTGGCCCTGTCTCTGAGGAGCAGAGGGCCTCTCACTCTGCCCACCGTAAAACTTGTGGCTGAACTGGCCAAGGAGT cTGTGGTTCGTAAAGGTTTCGGTGATGCTGGTTTAGCTCCGGCTCTGCTGTCTGTGCTGACCAGTCCAGACCAAGAACTGCTACTCCACGCTGCAAGAGCCATCTCACGCATGTCTTATGACAGCT CCAAGCTGCAGCACCTGCTGCTCCGCCGGGGTGCAGTGCCAAGCCTGGTCGCCATCTTGCTCCGTTTCCATGATAAGGAGGCCCTGGAGGAAGTGTGTCTGCAGGCGCTCTGTAACATCAGTGGCATGGGAGTTGCAGAGGAGGCAGGCATGGTCTGGGAGAGGGGTGCATCTGTGAGGCCGGGGGAGACTGTTTTTCACGGCGTTTCTCCTCACACCTGTGATTTTGCCTCTTCTGTgactctggtgtgtgtgtctcaatgGGCCCCGGGTCAATATGCAGTCAACATTGAGGTTTTCCAGCGCTGCTCCTCCTGTTTCTGGAGCCTTCATGGTAACAAACGGACCGCTCGTTGGTTTCCCTTCTTCAGATTGGGAAGCTTTTCTAATCTGTTCAAGACAATCAGGTTCTCTACGAGGAGTGTTCCTGGATCGAAAAGTCTGAAAACTCGCGTGTTTCACACTTTCCTCTGA
- the si:dkey-21e13.3 gene encoding rap1 GTPase-GDP dissociation stimulator 1-A isoform X2, with the protein MGHPNMPPTYTYPSPCSKKSRSSEIQPYTPNDNLNNALGSIRVLGLELIAHELEPHLNTVLTNIKERKKGAAEQVVISGILPILALSLRSRGPLTLPTVKLVAELAKESVVRKGFGDAGLAPALLSVLTSPDQELLLHAARAISRMSYDSSKLQHLLLRRGAVPSLVAILLRFHDKEALEEVCLQALCNISGMGVAEEAGMVWERGASVRPGETVFHGVSPHTCDFASSVTLVCVSQWAPGQYAVNIEVFQRCSSCFWSLHGNKRTARWFPFFRLGSFSNLFKTIRFSTRSVPGSKSLKTRVFHTFL; encoded by the exons ATGGGACACCCTAATATGCCACCCACGTACACCTACCCAAGTCCCTGCAGCAAGAAAAGTAGATCCAGTGAAATACAACCCTACACACCAAATG ACAACCTGAACAATGCGTTGGGCTCTATCAGAGTCCTGGGGTTGGAACTGATCGCACATGAACTTGAGCCACATCTGAACACAGTGCTGACCAACATTAAGGAGAGGA AGAAAGGCGCTGCTGAGCAGGTAGTGATCAGTGGGATTCTGCCCATCCTGGCCCTGTCTCTGAGGAGCAGAGGGCCTCTCACTCTGCCCACCGTAAAACTTGTGGCTGAACTGGCCAAGGAGT cTGTGGTTCGTAAAGGTTTCGGTGATGCTGGTTTAGCTCCGGCTCTGCTGTCTGTGCTGACCAGTCCAGACCAAGAACTGCTACTCCACGCTGCAAGAGCCATCTCACGCATGTCTTATGACAGCT CCAAGCTGCAGCACCTGCTGCTCCGCCGGGGTGCAGTGCCAAGCCTGGTCGCCATCTTGCTCCGTTTCCATGATAAGGAGGCCCTGGAGGAAGTGTGTCTGCAGGCGCTCTGTAACATCAGTGGCATGGGAGTTGCAGAGGAGGCAGGCATGGTCTGGGAGAGGGGTGCATCTGTGAGGCCGGGGGAGACTGTTTTTCACGGCGTTTCTCCTCACACCTGTGATTTTGCCTCTTCTGTgactctggtgtgtgtgtctcaatgGGCCCCGGGTCAATATGCAGTCAACATTGAGGTTTTCCAGCGCTGCTCCTCCTGTTTCTGGAGCCTTCATGGTAACAAACGGACCGCTCGTTGGTTTCCCTTCTTCAGATTGGGAAGCTTTTCTAATCTGTTCAAGACAATCAGGTTCTCTACGAGGAGTGTTCCTGGATCGAAAAGTCTGAAAACTCGCGTGTTTCACACTTTCCTCTGA